One window of Metopolophium dirhodum isolate CAU chromosome 3, ASM1992520v1, whole genome shotgun sequence genomic DNA carries:
- the LOC132941727 gene encoding leukocyte receptor cluster member 1 homolog — MNILPKKRWHVRTKDNIARVRRDEAQAAEEEKKLKMRIQLAEQETKLSLLRNRSKQRYDDSGDRPEETKPEVLSHVNFFQDLEDGHVAHTGVNKEHEQEKKEEKEAYEKKVGYLTYLGQDTDEVTGNVQWYNKKPKRLDLCETDKEIETKVKTFNDPLIVMKKYVETDLKGSKHSKELIKKKDESPIKKHKKKHKKKEKKREKFNDKNKNKLILEKLREKRLKREREERFRASQLLARINGVVPVEVSKPQPKPAIVQKYNSQFNPYLAKQNYPTSFNS; from the exons atgaatatattgcCAAAAAAGAG gtggcATGTCCGAACCAAAGATAACATTGCGCGTGTTAGGCGCGATGAAGCACAAGCCGCTGAAGAAGAGAAGAAACTTAAGATGAGGATACAGTTAGCT GAGCAAGAAACAAAACTTTCATTGCTGAGAAATAGATCAAAACAAAGATATGATGACTCTGGAGACCGACCCGAAGAAACTAAACCTGAAGTGTTGAGTCATGTCAATTTTTTCCAAGACCTTGAAGATGGGCATGTTGCTCATACAGGTGTTAACAAAGAACACGAACAGGAAAAAAAGGAAGAAAAAGaagcatatgaaaaaaaagttggtTATCTTACTTATTTAGGACAGGACACAGATGAGGTGACTGGGAATGTACAATGGTATAACAAGAAACCAAAACGATTAGACTTGTGTGAAACTGATAAAGAAATTGaaacaaaagttaaaacatttaatgatcCACTTATTGTCATGAAGAAATATGTTGAAACGGATCTAAAAGGCAGTAAACATTCAAaagaattgataaaaaaaaaggacgAATCacctataaaaaaacataagaaaaaacataagaaaaaagaaaagaaaagagaaaaatttaatgacaaaaacaaaaataaattaattttggaaaaACTTAGAGAAAAGAGATTAAAGAGAGAAAGGGAAGAGAGGTTTAGAGCCAGTCAATTATTGGCAAGAATAAATGGAGTTGTACCTGTCGAAGTTTCAAAACCACAACCAAAACCGGCTATTGTTCAAAAGTATAATTCTCAGTTTAATCCATACTTAGCAAAGCAAAATTATCCTACAAGTTTTAATTCATAA